One part of the Sorangiineae bacterium MSr11954 genome encodes these proteins:
- a CDS encoding ABC transporter permease — protein sequence MMGTGSKAGRGEPPNDSALTVGRGEGSSRSNAGRDEPRTSSEARGDERIADVGIARRLLARPELGAILGAVIIFAFFGSLSEVFRSPPGMANWLDPASTLGIMAIAVALLMIGGEFDLSAGVMTGTVGLTIGLLSSHYGCNVWLAILVALALALGLGFLNGYLTVRTGLPSFIITLGSFLMLQGLNLGVTKVLTNTVLIEGIDRAPGYPLARSIFASSVGLGGAEFRITILWWLALTVFATYVLLRTRQGNWIFAVGGDVRSARNVGVPADKTKIGLFMTTSGAAWLVGTMMALRLTSVQANQGIGDELIYIVAAVIGGCLLTGGFGSAIGASLGALIFGMTSQGIVYVGWDSDWFKFFLGAMLLLAVLSNHAVRRYAEQSRKRARV from the coding sequence ATGATGGGCACCGGGTCGAAAGCCGGGCGCGGCGAGCCTCCGAACGACTCGGCGCTCACGGTCGGGCGGGGCGAGGGCTCCTCGCGCTCGAACGCCGGGCGCGACGAGCCGCGCACCTCCAGCGAGGCTCGAGGCGACGAACGCATCGCCGACGTGGGGATTGCGCGGCGGCTGCTCGCGCGCCCCGAGCTCGGCGCGATCCTCGGTGCCGTCATCATCTTCGCGTTCTTTGGCTCGCTCTCGGAGGTCTTCCGCTCGCCGCCGGGCATGGCCAACTGGCTCGATCCGGCGTCGACCTTGGGCATCATGGCCATCGCGGTGGCGCTGCTCATGATCGGCGGCGAGTTCGATCTGTCGGCCGGCGTCATGACCGGCACCGTGGGCCTGACCATCGGCCTGCTTTCGAGCCACTACGGCTGCAACGTGTGGCTCGCCATCCTCGTGGCCTTGGCGCTGGCGTTGGGGCTGGGCTTCCTCAACGGCTACCTCACGGTTCGAACGGGGCTGCCGAGCTTCATCATCACCTTGGGCTCGTTCCTCATGCTCCAGGGATTGAACCTGGGCGTCACCAAGGTGCTCACCAACACGGTGCTCATCGAGGGCATCGATCGCGCGCCCGGCTATCCCCTGGCTCGCTCCATCTTTGCATCGAGCGTCGGCCTGGGCGGCGCCGAATTTCGCATTACGATTCTCTGGTGGCTGGCGCTCACCGTTTTTGCCACCTATGTGCTCTTGCGAACGCGCCAAGGTAATTGGATCTTCGCCGTCGGCGGCGACGTTCGGTCCGCGCGCAATGTGGGTGTCCCCGCGGACAAAACGAAGATTGGACTCTTCATGACCACCTCGGGTGCCGCGTGGCTGGTGGGGACGATGATGGCGCTGCGTCTCACGTCGGTGCAGGCCAATCAAGGCATCGGCGACGAGCTCATTTACATCGTGGCCGCGGTCATCGGCGGGTGTTTGCTCACGGGCGGCTTTGGCTCGGCCATCGGTGCCTCGCTGGGGGCGCTCATCTTTGGGATGACGTCGCAAGGCATCGTTTACGTGGGGTGGGACTCGGATTGGTTCAAATTCTTTTTGGGCGCCATGCTGCTCTTGGCGGTGCTCTCGAACCACGCCGTCCGGCGTTATGCGGAACAGAGCCGAAAGCGAGCACGCGTATGA
- a CDS encoding sugar ABC transporter substrate-binding protein, protein MLTTRTIFATIALSLSMAGCSKESSPVAGAGASTSTGASEPSKAAAAKSATFALVSHANPGDKFWDVVKNGEEQAGKDLGVKVTYQGSGDPQKQSQLIDLAVSQKVDGLIVSMANPEALRSSIQKAVQAGIPVITINSGAEKSAELGAITHVGQTEKIAGQAAGARMAKKGLKHVICVIHEAGNVGLEERCAGAKQALGAQLDNLQVSVSDLASATSTIVAKLQSDPSIDGALTLNNAVAGAAANAIAQSNRTNVTLSTFDVDANILANIASGKILFAIDQQPYLQGYLPVTFLNLYRTNGTTVGGGQPVLTGPGFIDKGNVEQVQKYVQQGAR, encoded by the coding sequence ATGCTTACGACCAGGACAATCTTTGCGACGATCGCACTTTCACTCTCGATGGCCGGCTGTAGCAAAGAAAGCAGCCCGGTCGCCGGCGCGGGTGCCTCCACGTCCACCGGCGCCAGCGAGCCGAGCAAGGCCGCCGCCGCCAAATCGGCCACGTTCGCCCTCGTTTCGCACGCCAACCCCGGGGACAAATTTTGGGACGTCGTCAAGAACGGTGAGGAGCAAGCCGGCAAGGACCTCGGGGTCAAGGTCACCTACCAGGGCTCGGGCGATCCGCAGAAGCAATCGCAGCTCATCGATCTCGCCGTCAGCCAAAAGGTCGATGGGCTCATCGTCTCCATGGCCAACCCCGAGGCGCTGCGCTCCTCCATCCAAAAAGCCGTGCAGGCGGGCATCCCCGTCATCACCATCAACTCCGGCGCCGAGAAGTCGGCCGAGCTGGGTGCCATCACGCACGTGGGGCAAACGGAGAAGATCGCGGGGCAGGCCGCCGGCGCGCGGATGGCGAAGAAGGGGCTCAAACACGTGATCTGCGTGATCCACGAGGCGGGCAATGTGGGGCTCGAGGAGCGCTGCGCGGGCGCGAAGCAGGCGCTGGGCGCGCAGCTCGACAACCTTCAAGTCTCGGTCAGCGACCTGGCGAGCGCCACATCGACCATCGTGGCCAAGCTGCAGAGCGATCCTTCCATCGACGGCGCGCTGACCTTGAACAACGCCGTCGCGGGGGCGGCCGCCAACGCCATTGCCCAATCGAACCGAACGAACGTGACCTTGTCGACCTTCGACGTGGACGCCAACATTCTCGCGAACATCGCCAGCGGCAAGATCCTCTTTGCCATCGACCAGCAGCCGTACTTGCAAGGCTATTTGCCCGTGACATTCCTCAACTTGTACCGCACCAACGGCACCACCGTCGGCGGCGGGCAGCCGGTGCTCACCGGGCCCGGGTTCATCGACAAGGGCAATGTGGAGCAAGTGCAGAAGTACGTGCAACAGGGGGCGCGGTAG
- the iolD gene encoding 3D-(3,5/4)-trihydroxycyclohexane-1,2-dione acylhydrolase (decyclizing), translated as MNRVRLTVAQALVRFLGAQRTERDGVVHPLFAGCFGIFGHGNVAGVGQALLELETEGAPGLRYYQARNEQGMVHAAAGYARMKNRLTTMACTSSIGPGATNMVTGAALATINRVPVLLLPGDTFATKVANPVLQELEDPRFGDVSVNDCLRPVSRYFDRIHRPEQLPSALLSAIRVLTDPSETGAVTLALPQDVQAEARDWPAELFAPRLWHIGRPIPEPGALHRAIALLRASKRPLIVAGGGVIYSEATEALRAFVEATGVPVAETQAGKGALAYDHPQWAGAIGATGTAAANSLARMADVVIGIGTRWSDFTTASHTLFEQPNVAFININVAAFDAVKHAGVSLVADARAALESLGAALSDWCVPPAYREEVARRAAAWRDGVQRAYTLGHQPLPAQSEVIGAVNDASGPRDVVVCAAGSMPGDLHKLWRTRDPKGYHVEYGYSCMGYEIAGGLGAKMACPDREVFVLVGDGSYLMMSQELVTAVQEGIKLIVVLVQNHGFASIGNLSESVGSQRFGTRYRYRSPEGHLDGGLLPVDLAANAASLGAHTVRANSIEELRSALAAARAADHTTVIHVETDPTVAAPDSEAWWDVPVAEVAGLTSTQEARAAYSAAKSAQRPYLRPS; from the coding sequence ATGAACCGCGTGCGATTGACGGTGGCACAGGCCCTGGTTCGTTTTTTGGGCGCGCAGCGCACCGAGCGCGATGGCGTCGTCCACCCGCTCTTTGCCGGCTGCTTCGGCATTTTCGGGCACGGCAATGTGGCCGGCGTTGGACAAGCGCTGCTCGAGCTCGAGACCGAGGGCGCGCCCGGCCTTCGGTATTACCAGGCGCGCAACGAGCAGGGCATGGTCCACGCGGCCGCGGGCTATGCGCGCATGAAGAACCGACTGACCACCATGGCGTGCACCTCGTCGATCGGCCCCGGCGCCACCAACATGGTCACCGGCGCTGCGCTGGCGACCATCAACCGGGTGCCCGTGCTCCTCTTGCCCGGCGACACCTTTGCCACCAAGGTCGCGAACCCCGTGCTCCAGGAGCTGGAGGATCCGCGCTTCGGCGACGTCTCGGTCAACGACTGCCTGCGCCCCGTCTCGCGCTATTTCGATCGCATCCACAGGCCCGAACAGCTGCCGTCGGCGCTGCTCTCCGCCATCCGCGTTCTGACCGATCCCTCCGAGACCGGCGCCGTCACCTTGGCGCTCCCGCAAGACGTCCAAGCCGAGGCCCGCGACTGGCCCGCGGAGCTCTTCGCGCCGCGCCTCTGGCACATTGGCCGGCCCATCCCCGAGCCCGGAGCCCTCCACCGCGCCATCGCGCTCCTTCGCGCCTCGAAGCGCCCGCTGATCGTCGCCGGCGGCGGCGTCATTTACTCCGAGGCCACCGAGGCGTTGCGCGCCTTCGTGGAGGCCACCGGCGTTCCGGTCGCCGAGACGCAAGCCGGCAAGGGCGCGCTCGCGTACGACCATCCGCAGTGGGCGGGGGCCATCGGCGCGACCGGCACCGCGGCCGCCAACTCCCTCGCCCGCATGGCGGACGTGGTGATCGGCATCGGTACGCGCTGGAGCGACTTTACGACCGCCTCGCACACCTTGTTCGAGCAGCCGAACGTCGCCTTCATCAACATCAACGTCGCCGCCTTCGACGCGGTGAAGCACGCGGGGGTCTCGCTCGTGGCCGACGCGCGGGCGGCCCTGGAGTCGCTGGGGGCCGCCTTGTCCGATTGGTGCGTGCCGCCCGCGTACCGCGAAGAGGTCGCCCGGCGCGCGGCCGCGTGGCGCGACGGCGTTCAGCGGGCCTACACCTTGGGGCACCAGCCGCTCCCGGCACAATCCGAGGTGATCGGCGCCGTCAACGACGCGTCCGGTCCGCGCGACGTGGTGGTCTGCGCGGCCGGATCCATGCCGGGCGACCTGCATAAATTGTGGCGGACCCGCGACCCCAAGGGGTATCACGTCGAGTACGGATATTCGTGTATGGGTTACGAGATCGCAGGCGGCTTGGGGGCGAAGATGGCGTGCCCCGATCGCGAGGTGTTCGTCCTCGTGGGGGATGGCTCGTACCTGATGATGTCCCAGGAGCTCGTCACGGCCGTGCAAGAGGGCATCAAGCTCATTGTCGTGCTGGTGCAGAACCATGGCTTCGCATCCATTGGAAACCTGTCGGAGTCGGTCGGTTCCCAGCGCTTCGGCACGCGCTACCGCTATCGCTCGCCCGAAGGTCACCTCGACGGCGGCCTGCTCCCCGTCGATTTGGCCGCCAACGCCGCGAGCCTCGGCGCGCACACCGTGCGGGCGAACAGCATCGAGGAGCTCCGCTCCGCCCTGGCGGCGGCGCGCGCGGCGGACCACACCACCGTGATCCACGTGGAGACCGATCCCACGGTGGCCGCGCCGGACAGCGAAGCATGGTGGGACGTGCCCGTCGCCGAGGTGGCGGGTCTTACGAGCACGCAAGAAGCGCGTGCGGCTTACTCCGCGGCCAAGTCCGCGCAAAGGCCCTATCTCAGACCCAGTTAG
- the iolB gene encoding 5-deoxy-glucuronate isomerase, producing MTGFHLRAGTTREGSFALKVTPERAKWDWSGLSVLELAPGESAAFPTGEHEMLVVPLAGGCAVACDGISIELHGRRDVFARVTDFAYVPRDGDVVITSPHGGRFALPSARCTRRLSVRYGPAEDVPVELRGAGSCSRQVNNFATPGAFACDKLIACEVLTPAGNWSSYPPHKHDECREGESVLEEIYYYELGGGIAYQRVYGTAERPIDVLAEVRSGDVVLIPHGWHGPSMAAPGYDLYYLNVMAGPGERAWRICDDPAHAWVRGTWAHQPVDPRLPMTSARGRGAT from the coding sequence GTGACGGGCTTCCACCTGCGCGCCGGGACCACCCGCGAGGGCTCGTTCGCGCTCAAGGTGACCCCCGAGCGCGCCAAGTGGGATTGGTCCGGCCTCTCCGTGCTCGAGCTCGCGCCGGGCGAGAGCGCGGCGTTCCCCACGGGCGAGCACGAGATGCTCGTGGTCCCGCTCGCGGGCGGCTGCGCGGTCGCCTGCGACGGCATCTCCATCGAGCTCCACGGCCGAAGAGACGTGTTCGCGCGGGTGACCGACTTTGCGTACGTCCCGCGCGACGGCGACGTGGTGATCACCTCGCCCCACGGCGGCCGCTTCGCCTTGCCCTCGGCGCGGTGCACCCGTCGCCTGAGCGTGCGCTATGGCCCGGCCGAAGACGTGCCCGTGGAGCTGCGTGGCGCGGGCTCGTGCAGCCGCCAGGTCAACAACTTCGCCACGCCCGGCGCCTTCGCGTGCGACAAACTGATCGCGTGCGAAGTGCTCACCCCGGCCGGCAACTGGTCGTCGTATCCTCCCCACAAGCACGATGAGTGTCGGGAAGGGGAGTCGGTGCTGGAGGAGATTTACTATTATGAGCTCGGCGGCGGAATCGCCTACCAGCGGGTGTACGGCACGGCCGAGCGGCCCATCGACGTGTTGGCGGAGGTGCGCTCGGGGGACGTGGTCCTCATTCCGCACGGCTGGCACGGGCCATCGATGGCCGCGCCCGGCTACGATTTGTACTACCTCAATGTGATGGCCGGCCCGGGCGAACGCGCCTGGCGCATCTGCGACGATCCGGCGCATGCTTGGGTGCGCGGAACGTGGGCGCATCAGCCCGTCGACCCGCGCTTGCCGATGACGTCTGCCCGAGGACGAGGTGCGACATGA
- a CDS encoding deoxyribose-phosphate aldolase, whose amino-acid sequence MLREELPLLLETRARRPHRIAEVAAARPRRPALVGESGRLFIIAADHPARGALRIGDDPLAMSNRFDMLERLCTALARPGVDGVLGTADVLEDLLLLGALDGKLAIGSMNRGGLAGASFEIDDRFTGYDAKTISDMGFDGGKMLLRIDRNDPASVVTLDACAKAVGELADQKRMAMVEPFMSTRVDGKVKNILTTEACIHAIAIASGLGRTSAYTWLKVPVVDDMERVMASSTLPALLLGGEGGGDPDAAFERWSRALRLPTVRGLVVGRTLLYPPDGDVAKAVDTAAKLLPGQP is encoded by the coding sequence ATGCTTCGTGAAGAACTGCCCCTCTTGCTCGAGACCCGCGCCCGCCGCCCGCACCGCATCGCCGAGGTCGCCGCCGCGCGCCCGCGCCGCCCCGCGCTCGTGGGCGAGAGCGGCCGCCTCTTCATCATCGCCGCCGATCATCCCGCGCGCGGCGCCTTGCGCATCGGCGACGATCCATTGGCCATGAGCAATCGGTTCGACATGCTCGAGCGGCTGTGCACCGCGCTCGCGCGCCCCGGCGTCGACGGCGTCCTCGGCACCGCCGATGTCCTCGAAGACCTGCTGCTCCTCGGCGCCCTCGACGGAAAGCTCGCCATCGGGAGCATGAACCGCGGAGGGCTCGCCGGCGCGAGCTTCGAGATCGACGACCGGTTCACCGGCTACGACGCCAAGACCATCTCCGACATGGGCTTCGACGGCGGCAAGATGCTGCTGCGCATCGACCGAAACGATCCGGCGAGCGTGGTCACCCTGGACGCGTGCGCCAAAGCCGTGGGCGAGCTCGCCGACCAAAAGCGCATGGCCATGGTCGAGCCGTTCATGAGCACGCGCGTCGATGGGAAGGTGAAGAACATCCTCACGACCGAGGCATGCATTCACGCGATCGCCATCGCCTCGGGCCTCGGCCGAACCTCCGCCTACACCTGGCTGAAGGTGCCGGTGGTCGACGATATGGAGCGGGTGATGGCGTCGTCCACCTTGCCGGCGCTGCTCCTGGGCGGCGAGGGCGGCGGCGATCCCGACGCGGCGTTCGAGCGATGGAGCCGAGCGCTGCGCCTCCCGACGGTGCGCGGGCTGGTGGTCGGCCGCACCTTGCTCTATCCGCCCGACGGCGACGTCGCCAAAGCCGTCGACACGGCCGCCAAATTGTTGCCGGGGCAACCGTGA
- the iolC gene encoding 5-dehydro-2-deoxygluconokinase — protein MSADARRDPPAGGAFDVITMGRVGVDIYPLEVGKKLEDVDTFGKYLGGSATNVAVAARRHGRRTALITRTGDDPFGRFVHRALAEFGVDDRFVTHVPHLPTPVTFCEIFPPDHFPIYFYRWPKAPDLEIRAEELDLDAIQKARVFWVTVTGLCEEPSRSATLAALEARGRRGITVLDLDYRAVFWPSREEARRWVRAALPYATVAVGNLDECDTAVGETEPRAAAIALRACGVELAVVKQGPAGVLAIDTERAVHVPPHPVEVVNGLGAGDAFGGALCHGLLARWPLERVLRFANVAGAIVASRLSCSSAMPTTLEVTEMIDAS, from the coding sequence GTGAGCGCCGACGCACGAAGGGATCCGCCCGCCGGCGGAGCCTTCGACGTGATCACCATGGGCCGCGTGGGGGTGGATATCTATCCGCTCGAGGTGGGGAAAAAGCTGGAGGACGTCGACACGTTCGGCAAGTACCTCGGCGGCAGCGCGACCAATGTGGCGGTGGCCGCGCGCCGCCATGGCCGCCGCACGGCGCTGATCACGCGCACGGGCGACGATCCCTTCGGGCGCTTCGTGCATCGCGCGCTCGCCGAGTTTGGCGTGGACGATCGCTTCGTCACCCACGTGCCGCACCTCCCGACGCCGGTGACCTTCTGCGAGATCTTTCCGCCCGACCACTTCCCCATCTACTTCTACCGATGGCCCAAGGCGCCGGACCTGGAGATCCGCGCCGAGGAGCTCGACCTCGACGCCATCCAAAAGGCGCGTGTCTTTTGGGTCACGGTCACCGGCTTGTGCGAGGAGCCATCGCGCAGCGCCACCCTGGCGGCCCTCGAAGCGCGCGGGCGGCGCGGCATCACGGTGCTCGATCTCGACTACCGCGCCGTCTTCTGGCCCTCGCGCGAAGAGGCCCGGCGCTGGGTGCGCGCCGCGTTGCCGTACGCCACGGTGGCCGTGGGCAACCTGGACGAGTGCGACACCGCGGTGGGCGAGACGGAGCCGCGCGCGGCCGCGATCGCACTTCGGGCGTGCGGCGTGGAGCTCGCGGTGGTGAAGCAAGGACCCGCGGGGGTTCTCGCCATCGACACGGAGCGCGCGGTCCACGTGCCGCCGCACCCCGTGGAGGTGGTGAACGGATTGGGCGCGGGCGACGCGTTCGGCGGCGCCTTGTGCCATGGTTTGCTCGCGCGCTGGCCGCTCGAGCGCGTGCTTCGCTTCGCCAATGTGGCGGGCGCCATTGTCGCGTCTCGCTTGTCCTGCTCAAGCGCGATGCCCACGACCCTCGAGGTAACGGAGATGATCGATGCTTCGTGA
- a CDS encoding sugar phosphate isomerase/epimerase, producing the protein MISDRIAGAPISWGVCEVPGWGYQLTPERVLAEMRDVGLKATEFGPDEFLPPEPAAKATVLASYGLAAVGGFVPAVVHDPAQDPTSVVDRALDGFVAAGANVLVLAAVTGREGYDERAALDDRAWKTLFANLDRLSERAAERGIVLTLHPHVGTVVEREDEVRRVIEGSQVPLCIDTGHLLVGGTDPLALVREVPGRIRHMHLKDVDRGWAKRVRQGEVTYTEAVRGGMYRPLGQGDVDVAGIVGVLERAGYRGWYVMEQDTILERAPDDEGPLRDVRASVAFLRGLAA; encoded by the coding sequence ATGATCTCCGATCGCATCGCAGGTGCACCCATCTCGTGGGGCGTATGTGAAGTGCCGGGTTGGGGCTATCAGCTCACGCCGGAGCGCGTGCTCGCCGAGATGCGGGACGTGGGGCTCAAGGCCACCGAGTTCGGCCCCGACGAGTTTCTTCCGCCCGAACCGGCGGCCAAGGCGACCGTGCTGGCGTCGTACGGCCTCGCGGCGGTGGGCGGCTTCGTCCCCGCCGTGGTCCACGACCCGGCGCAGGATCCCACCTCGGTGGTGGACCGCGCGCTCGATGGCTTCGTCGCCGCCGGCGCGAACGTGCTGGTGCTCGCCGCCGTGACCGGGCGCGAGGGCTACGACGAGCGAGCCGCCTTGGACGACCGCGCGTGGAAGACCCTGTTCGCCAACCTGGACCGCCTCTCCGAGAGGGCGGCCGAGCGCGGCATCGTCCTCACGCTCCACCCGCACGTAGGAACGGTGGTGGAACGCGAAGACGAGGTGCGCCGCGTGATCGAGGGATCGCAGGTGCCCTTGTGCATCGACACGGGCCACCTCCTGGTGGGCGGCACCGATCCGCTGGCCCTCGTGCGCGAGGTGCCGGGCCGCATCCGGCACATGCACCTCAAAGACGTGGACCGCGGTTGGGCGAAGCGCGTGCGCCAGGGCGAGGTGACGTACACGGAGGCGGTGCGCGGAGGGATGTATCGCCCGCTGGGGCAGGGGGACGTCGACGTGGCCGGCATCGTCGGGGTGCTCGAGCGCGCCGGGTACCGCGGCTGGTACGTGATGGAGCAGGACACGATCCTGGAGAGAGCCCCCGACGACGAGGGACCGCTGCGCGACGTGCGCGCGAGCGTCGCCTTCCTCCGGGGACTTGCGGCGTGA
- a CDS encoding Gfo/Idh/MocA family oxidoreductase: MRIGLAGVGRIGSFHAKTLRQHPEVKSMVLADADPARARHVADSLGVDAVARTEDLFSTARIDALVIATATDAHASLIVEGARAGLPVFCEKPVAIDAAQTRGVLRRIESARAPVHIGFQRRFDSGYMAARDAVRAGSLGWVHTLRACTLDAAPPPAEYVPTSGGIFRDCSVHDFDILRWVTGREVVEVYAVGQNRGADFFRAAGDADATGTLLTLDDGAIALVSATRYNAAGHDVRLEVLGSKDSLAVGLDDRLPLRSVEAGVTFPSGKPYTLFLDRFHDAYVRELAAFVDVAAGRRESPCSVEDALASLLIAEACEVSRRERRPVRVSEVTV; this comes from the coding sequence ATGCGAATAGGACTCGCGGGGGTCGGCAGGATCGGCTCGTTCCACGCCAAAACACTGCGCCAGCATCCCGAGGTGAAATCGATGGTCCTGGCCGACGCCGACCCTGCCCGCGCGCGGCACGTGGCCGACAGCCTCGGGGTCGACGCGGTGGCGCGCACCGAGGATCTCTTTTCGACGGCGCGCATCGATGCGCTGGTGATCGCGACGGCGACGGACGCGCACGCGTCGCTCATCGTGGAGGGCGCCCGGGCGGGGCTCCCCGTGTTCTGCGAGAAGCCGGTGGCCATCGACGCCGCCCAGACCCGCGGGGTGCTGCGCCGCATCGAAAGCGCGCGCGCCCCCGTGCACATCGGCTTCCAGCGGCGCTTCGACTCGGGCTACATGGCCGCGCGCGACGCGGTTCGGGCGGGATCGCTCGGCTGGGTCCACACCCTGCGCGCATGCACCTTGGACGCGGCGCCCCCGCCCGCGGAGTACGTGCCCACGTCGGGCGGGATCTTTCGCGACTGCAGCGTCCATGATTTCGACATTCTTCGGTGGGTCACCGGGCGCGAAGTCGTGGAGGTGTACGCGGTGGGGCAGAACCGCGGGGCCGACTTCTTCCGCGCGGCGGGCGACGCCGACGCCACCGGTACCCTGCTCACCCTCGACGACGGCGCCATCGCGCTCGTCTCCGCCACCCGCTACAACGCGGCCGGCCACGACGTGCGGCTCGAGGTGCTCGGCTCCAAGGACAGCCTGGCCGTCGGGCTCGACGATCGGCTGCCGCTGCGGTCCGTCGAAGCGGGGGTCACCTTTCCGAGCGGGAAGCCCTATACGCTCTTTCTCGACCGATTCCACGACGCGTATGTGCGCGAGCTCGCCGCGTTCGTGGACGTGGCCGCGGGCCGGAGGGAGAGCCCGTGCAGCGTCGAGGATGCGCTCGCGTCCTTGCTCATCGCCGAGGCGTGCGAGGTCTCACGCCGTGAACGCCGCCCCGTGCGGGTCAGTGAGGTGACCGTATGA
- a CDS encoding GntR family transcriptional regulator: MPSPPTLTIELDRASPIPLYFQVARQIEQAIERGDLVPGSRLENEIELADRLGLSRPTMRQAIQELVSKGLLVRRRGIGTQVVHGQVKRRVELTSLHDDLTRGNQHPTTQVLAHEALIAPDEIAVPLGLEPGSTVVRLERLRFAQDEPLAILRNWLPADIATFGTEELEERGLYGLLRSSGVHIRIATQRIGARTATPEEAKLLRIKRGAAVLTMERTAYGESGHAVEFGSHIYRSDNYSFEVTLVERS; this comes from the coding sequence GTGCCGTCGCCCCCCACGTTGACCATCGAGCTCGATCGCGCGAGCCCCATCCCCCTCTACTTCCAGGTCGCTCGTCAGATCGAGCAGGCGATCGAGCGAGGCGATCTCGTTCCGGGCAGCCGGCTCGAAAATGAGATCGAGCTGGCGGATCGGCTGGGGCTCTCGCGGCCCACCATGCGCCAGGCCATTCAGGAGCTGGTGAGCAAAGGGCTCTTGGTGCGCCGGCGCGGCATCGGCACCCAAGTCGTGCACGGCCAAGTCAAACGGCGGGTGGAGCTCACCAGCCTCCACGACGATCTCACGCGCGGCAACCAGCACCCCACCACCCAGGTGCTCGCGCACGAGGCACTGATCGCGCCCGACGAAATCGCCGTACCGCTCGGCCTGGAGCCGGGTTCCACGGTGGTGCGCTTGGAGCGCCTACGCTTCGCCCAAGACGAGCCGCTCGCCATCCTCCGCAACTGGCTGCCCGCCGACATCGCGACCTTCGGCACCGAGGAGCTCGAGGAGCGTGGCCTCTACGGCCTTCTGCGCTCGAGCGGGGTCCACATCCGCATCGCCACCCAGCGCATCGGCGCCCGCACGGCCACGCCGGAGGAGGCGAAGCTGCTCCGCATCAAGCGCGGCGCCGCCGTCCTCACCATGGAGCGCACCGCCTATGGCGAGTCGGGGCATGCCGTGGAGTTCGGCTCCCACATCTACCGCTCCGACAACTATTCGTTCGAGGTCACCTTGGTGGAGCGCTCGTAG